From the genome of Rarobacter incanus, one region includes:
- a CDS encoding ATP-binding cassette domain-containing protein — translation MVPPPANANASAHPAQGLAAETDAADLHDHIRVVGARENNLRNVAVSIPKRRLTVFTGVSGSGKSSLVFDTIAAESQRLINETYSAFLQGFMGASARPDVDVLEGLTTAIVVDQERMGANARSTVGTATDAGALLRIVFSRLGTPHIGPPNAFSFNVASVSGQGAVTVEKGTKATKEVRRFQILGGMCPRCEGMGTVNDIDLTQIFDENKSLSQGAITVPNYTQDGWYVRQYMESGLLDPDKAIKDYSPKELDNFLYHAPTKLRIGGMNLTYEGLIPKITKSYLSKDLDAVQPHIRAFVERAVVFKQCPDCGGSRLSEAARSVKVAGLNIAQVCAMPITDVADWLRTVQDRAAAPLIDALQALLDSFVRIGLGYLSLDRASGTLSGGEAQRTKVVRHLGSALTDITYVFDEPTVGLHPHDIERMNEVLLQLRDKGNTVLVVEHKPETIAIADHIVDIGPGAGTAGGQICFEGTVAELRASDTLTGRHFGDRASIKEEFRVPAGNIAVRGADLHNLRGVDVDIPLGVLTVITGVAGSGKSSLIEGYVAGRDGVEWVDQSAIKGSRRSNPATYTGLLEPVRKAFAKANAVKPALFSANSSGACPACKGAGVIFQDLGIVATTATVCEACEGRRFDPSVLEYKFGGKDIAQVLEMPVAQAVEFFGGEGKLAAAHAIASRLERVGLGYVSLGQPLTTLSGGERQRLKLATHLGAKGGTLILDEPTTGLHLADVDALLALLDGLIGEGKSLIVIEHHQAVMAHADWIIDLGPGAGADGGSVVFSGTPRDMVRERATLTAKHLADYVGA, via the coding sequence ATGGTTCCGCCCCCCGCCAACGCCAACGCCAGCGCCCACCCGGCACAGGGCCTTGCTGCCGAAACGGATGCAGCGGACCTGCACGATCACATTCGGGTCGTGGGCGCGCGCGAAAACAACCTACGAAACGTTGCCGTCAGTATCCCGAAGCGTCGGTTGACGGTCTTCACGGGCGTGTCCGGGTCGGGCAAGAGCTCGCTCGTTTTCGATACGATCGCGGCGGAATCGCAGCGACTCATCAACGAAACATACTCGGCCTTCTTGCAGGGGTTCATGGGGGCATCCGCGCGCCCAGACGTCGACGTCCTGGAGGGCCTGACAACCGCCATAGTCGTGGACCAAGAACGCATGGGAGCCAACGCCCGTTCGACCGTCGGCACCGCAACCGACGCCGGGGCCCTGCTTCGCATCGTGTTTTCGCGCCTGGGCACACCCCACATCGGGCCGCCCAATGCGTTCTCCTTCAATGTCGCGTCCGTATCAGGGCAAGGCGCGGTAACTGTCGAAAAGGGCACCAAGGCCACAAAGGAAGTGCGCCGGTTCCAGATCCTGGGCGGAATGTGCCCGCGGTGTGAGGGTATGGGGACGGTCAACGACATCGACTTGACCCAGATTTTCGACGAAAACAAGTCGCTTTCGCAGGGGGCGATCACGGTTCCCAATTACACCCAAGACGGCTGGTACGTGCGCCAATACATGGAGTCTGGCCTGCTCGACCCCGACAAGGCGATCAAGGACTATTCGCCGAAGGAGTTGGACAACTTCTTGTATCACGCCCCGACAAAGCTACGCATCGGCGGCATGAACCTCACCTACGAAGGGCTGATCCCCAAGATCACGAAGTCCTATCTGTCGAAAGATCTAGATGCCGTCCAGCCGCACATTCGCGCCTTTGTCGAGCGCGCGGTCGTGTTCAAGCAATGCCCCGACTGCGGCGGCAGCCGGCTGAGTGAAGCGGCGCGCTCGGTCAAGGTTGCCGGGCTGAACATCGCGCAGGTGTGCGCAATGCCCATCACCGATGTTGCCGACTGGCTGCGGACCGTCCAGGACCGGGCCGCCGCACCACTGATCGATGCTCTCCAGGCGTTGCTTGACTCGTTTGTGCGTATCGGTCTTGGCTACCTGAGCCTAGATCGCGCCAGCGGGACCCTGTCGGGCGGGGAGGCGCAGCGAACCAAGGTAGTGCGTCACTTGGGTTCGGCGCTCACCGACATCACCTACGTTTTCGACGAGCCAACCGTCGGGCTCCACCCGCACGACATCGAGAGGATGAACGAGGTGCTGCTTCAACTGCGCGACAAGGGCAACACCGTGTTGGTCGTCGAGCACAAACCCGAAACGATTGCGATTGCGGATCACATTGTTGACATCGGCCCCGGCGCCGGCACCGCTGGCGGACAGATCTGCTTCGAGGGTACGGTCGCGGAACTTCGTGCATCCGACACCCTAACGGGGCGCCATTTTGGTGACAGGGCAAGCATTAAGGAGGAGTTCCGCGTCCCCGCCGGCAACATCGCCGTCCGCGGCGCTGATTTGCATAACCTCCGCGGTGTCGACGTTGACATCCCGCTCGGTGTGCTGACTGTTATTACGGGGGTTGCGGGTTCGGGGAAAAGCTCATTGATCGAGGGATACGTCGCCGGACGCGACGGCGTGGAGTGGGTTGACCAGAGCGCGATCAAGGGTTCGCGGCGCTCGAACCCAGCCACCTATACGGGCTTGTTGGAACCGGTTCGCAAGGCATTCGCGAAGGCGAATGCGGTCAAGCCTGCTCTCTTTAGCGCCAATTCGAGCGGGGCCTGCCCCGCGTGCAAGGGAGCGGGGGTCATCTTCCAGGACCTGGGGATCGTCGCGACTACAGCAACGGTGTGTGAGGCCTGCGAGGGCCGCAGGTTCGATCCGTCCGTCCTGGAGTACAAATTCGGTGGGAAGGATATCGCGCAGGTTCTGGAGATGCCGGTCGCGCAAGCGGTCGAATTCTTTGGCGGCGAAGGCAAACTAGCCGCGGCGCACGCCATCGCTTCGCGGCTAGAGCGGGTCGGTTTGGGGTACGTTTCTTTGGGGCAACCGCTCACCACGCTGTCGGGAGGCGAGCGCCAACGATTGAAGCTCGCGACGCACCTGGGCGCCAAGGGCGGAACCCTGATACTCGACGAGCCGACGACCGGGTTGCACCTGGCCGACGTCGACGCGCTGCTGGCGCTGTTGGATGGTTTGATCGGCGAGGGCAAGTCGTTGATCGTGATCGAACACCACCAGGCGGTCATGGCGCATGCGGATTGGATCATCGATCTGGGCCCCGGGGCGGGCGCCGACGGCGGGAGCGTCGTGTTCAGCGGGACCCCGCGCGACATGGTGCGCGAACGCGCGACCTTGACGGCTAAACACCTCGCCGACTACGTCGGGGCGTGA
- a CDS encoding pyrimidine dimer DNA glycosylase/endonuclease V: MRVWSLDPALLDRQGLLACWREALLAQAVLTGRTRGYTRHPQLLRFREQPDPAAAIATYLGAVATEADSRGYSFNRSRIDEHPVSPTMTVSQGQLDFEWDHLQRKLTLRSPQWLESLRARCLAHPAPHPLFRVVPGPVAAWEITHSS, from the coding sequence TTGCGAGTCTGGAGTCTCGATCCTGCACTGCTTGACCGGCAGGGCTTGCTCGCTTGCTGGCGCGAAGCGTTGCTGGCGCAGGCGGTCCTGACAGGCCGCACGCGCGGATACACGCGCCACCCGCAGTTGCTCCGCTTCCGCGAGCAGCCCGACCCCGCTGCGGCGATCGCCACCTACCTCGGCGCCGTCGCAACCGAGGCCGATTCGCGCGGGTATTCGTTCAACCGTTCGAGGATCGACGAGCACCCCGTCTCCCCAACCATGACCGTATCCCAAGGGCAGCTCGACTTCGAATGGGACCACTTGCAGCGCAAACTGACGCTGCGTTCACCGCAATGGCTGGAGTCGCTGCGCGCCCGCTGCCTCGCTCACCCCGCACCGCATCCGCTGTTCCGCGTCGTACCGGGGCCGGTCGCGGCGTGGGAGATCACGCACTCTTCGTGA
- a CDS encoding MTH1187 family thiamine-binding protein — MIVAFSVAPMGAGDSVAEAVAAAVRVVRESGLANRTSSMFTEIEGEWDEVMDVVKRATAAVGAYGPRVSLVLKADIRPGHVGEIQGKVERVERALAAAAD; from the coding sequence ATGATTGTGGCATTTTCAGTCGCGCCCATGGGCGCGGGGGATTCCGTCGCCGAAGCGGTGGCCGCGGCCGTGCGCGTCGTGCGGGAATCGGGCCTTGCGAATCGCACGTCCTCGATGTTCACCGAGATAGAGGGCGAATGGGACGAAGTGATGGACGTTGTCAAGCGAGCGACTGCGGCGGTCGGCGCCTATGGTCCGCGGGTATCGCTTGTTTTGAAGGCCGACATTCGCCCCGGTCACGTGGGCGAAATCCAGGGCAAGGTGGAACGTGTGGAGCGTGCGCTCGCGGCGGCCGCCGACTAG
- a CDS encoding family 49 glycosyl hydrolase gives MHLRSTILRKGLPFAAALVLAIPLALVPPLAAPTPSAATSAGPAASATTTQSAATNRNLQASTAARESTPATSQSEGLVTWWHANGEKNSDTPVADGAVRQSPFYTVQVATDDAQDEWFDSFTYLTIPRSGKGKPGYGTATDGYQNDGAENAWEDAEAIAAEQGVEDGHQTMSWTTFEFSRDVWIDVALDTGATVSSIDQVQIKPRQLGFTRFLVNDHTVRIKIPYSPDGYRFSVEFSPELTQVSGPNRDYMNEAASTAIDASVAAMVEPRNAMMVFAEPDAQQDSGTVPTDADGTIYRPAQGSVTNLDTVDADIIYFEPGTYSMGAAYRAQLNPRVRWVYLAPGAYVKGAFDFSANASITNYKVTGFGVLSGEQYVYEADTRNDGYTRRDPAKYDNCHADCVKPLRFDSAQGVAQTLDLQGVTIAEPSYHSFVVYGDYDSFTMRVRNYHQVGAWYWQTDGLELYAGSTMKNSFLQANDDALKIYHSNVTIDNTVVWKGPNGPVIQWGWVPRNVSNVEISRTYVIHNQLQWDTINTCVLNSSRHWDFDGRNDRASTGATIRDIRIEDTYVEGATGCAFRIYALANTYNFVVKGLHVDGWAVPADSATNLDNQLYADYDADSGGAQVAIGQNSIGVSIQDFTVGNTYVSFAADNWHDSKLGRVSGWFPWGTWEIVRSASAPDQPFASSAVGGVDFPCEEAGANKDGLECPAPGDGGDGGDGGTTNPGDGGDGGDGGTTNPGDGGDGGDGGTTNPGDGGGTANPGDGGGTANPGDGSSRVMVATSAPRLQGTFRVGANVSATSGAWSQSGVTATYQWYVGNAAASGATGARYKIRTADVGKQIWVKVTARKSGFALARASSVKKTAAKAKVKVVVRKKAKRTGGKIRLRVAVTTAATGKPTGRLVVRVGRTVVRVKVRAKQRGKITVKLPGSVTKGMRVQATFKPSGKAKRYLLKAASKRARIS, from the coding sequence ATGCACCTTCGCAGCACAATCCTCCGCAAGGGCCTGCCTTTCGCCGCGGCCCTAGTCCTGGCCATCCCACTTGCATTGGTGCCACCGCTCGCCGCGCCAACCCCGAGCGCGGCGACCTCTGCCGGCCCGGCCGCATCGGCTACGACCACGCAATCGGCGGCGACGAACCGCAATCTCCAAGCATCGACCGCGGCCCGGGAATCGACCCCCGCCACTTCCCAATCGGAGGGGCTGGTCACCTGGTGGCACGCCAACGGCGAGAAGAATTCCGATACGCCCGTCGCCGACGGTGCAGTGCGCCAGTCACCGTTCTACACGGTGCAGGTCGCCACGGACGATGCGCAGGACGAGTGGTTCGATTCGTTCACGTACTTGACGATCCCGCGTTCCGGCAAGGGCAAGCCCGGGTACGGCACCGCGACGGACGGCTACCAGAACGACGGTGCCGAAAACGCGTGGGAGGATGCCGAGGCGATCGCCGCCGAACAAGGCGTAGAAGACGGTCACCAAACGATGAGCTGGACCACGTTCGAGTTTTCGCGCGACGTGTGGATAGACGTCGCGTTGGATACGGGCGCCACCGTTAGCTCGATTGATCAGGTGCAGATCAAGCCGCGCCAGCTCGGGTTCACCCGCTTCCTGGTGAACGATCACACCGTTCGCATCAAGATCCCGTATTCCCCCGACGGGTACAGATTCTCCGTCGAGTTCTCACCCGAGCTGACGCAGGTTTCCGGGCCCAACCGCGATTATATGAACGAGGCCGCCTCCACCGCCATCGATGCATCCGTGGCGGCCATGGTCGAACCGAGGAACGCGATGATGGTGTTTGCCGAACCGGATGCGCAGCAGGATTCCGGAACCGTACCAACTGACGCGGATGGCACGATCTACCGTCCTGCCCAGGGTTCCGTGACCAATTTAGATACCGTCGACGCCGACATCATCTACTTCGAACCGGGCACCTATTCGATGGGTGCCGCCTATCGTGCCCAATTGAACCCGCGCGTGCGCTGGGTCTACCTGGCGCCGGGGGCATACGTCAAAGGCGCCTTCGATTTTTCCGCGAATGCATCCATCACGAACTACAAGGTGACCGGGTTCGGGGTGCTTTCCGGGGAGCAATACGTCTACGAAGCGGATACCCGCAACGATGGCTACACGCGCCGGGACCCGGCGAAGTACGACAACTGCCATGCGGACTGCGTCAAACCGCTGCGCTTCGACTCGGCGCAGGGAGTTGCGCAGACCCTGGATTTGCAGGGCGTGACCATCGCGGAGCCCTCGTACCATTCATTTGTCGTCTATGGGGACTACGATTCCTTCACCATGCGGGTTCGCAACTATCACCAGGTCGGCGCGTGGTACTGGCAGACGGACGGCCTGGAACTGTATGCGGGATCAACGATGAAGAATTCGTTCCTGCAAGCGAACGACGATGCCCTCAAGATCTATCATTCGAACGTCACGATCGATAACACGGTGGTGTGGAAGGGGCCCAACGGGCCCGTAATCCAGTGGGGATGGGTCCCGCGGAACGTCTCGAATGTCGAGATCTCGCGCACATACGTGATACACAACCAGTTGCAGTGGGACACGATTAATACCTGTGTGCTGAATTCATCGCGCCACTGGGATTTTGACGGCCGCAACGATCGAGCTTCGACCGGTGCGACCATTCGCGATATCCGCATCGAAGACACCTACGTCGAGGGCGCCACCGGTTGCGCCTTCCGGATCTACGCACTTGCGAATACCTACAACTTCGTTGTCAAAGGCCTGCATGTGGACGGGTGGGCGGTTCCCGCCGATAGCGCAACCAACCTGGACAACCAGCTGTACGCCGACTACGACGCCGACAGCGGCGGCGCGCAGGTGGCAATCGGGCAGAATTCGATCGGGGTTAGCATCCAGGACTTCACCGTCGGCAATACCTACGTGAGCTTCGCCGCGGACAACTGGCACGACTCGAAGCTGGGGCGGGTGTCCGGGTGGTTCCCGTGGGGCACGTGGGAGATCGTCAGATCGGCTTCGGCGCCGGATCAGCCCTTCGCGTCGAGTGCGGTTGGGGGCGTGGACTTTCCCTGCGAGGAAGCCGGGGCGAACAAGGACGGATTGGAGTGCCCCGCGCCCGGCGATGGTGGCGATGGTGGCGACGGCGGCACAACCAACCCCGGCGATGGTGGCGATGGTGGCGACGGCGGCACAACCAACCCCGGCGATGGTGGCGATGGTGGCGACGGCGGCACAACCAACCCCGGCGATGGTGGCGGCACAGCCAACCCCGGCGATGGTGGCGGCACAGCCAACCCCGGCGACGGCTCTTCGCGCGTCATGGTCGCCACCTCCGCCCCACGGCTCCAGGGCACCTTTAGAGTCGGAGCGAACGTATCGGCGACCTCCGGCGCCTGGTCGCAGTCGGGCGTGACAGCGACATACCAGTGGTATGTGGGCAACGCCGCCGCCAGCGGCGCTACCGGTGCGCGCTACAAGATCCGCACGGCCGACGTCGGAAAGCAGATCTGGGTGAAGGTCACCGCGCGCAAGAGCGGGTTTGCGTTGGCGCGGGCCTCGTCGGTGAAAAAGACAGCGGCGAAGGCCAAGGTGAAGGTGGTCGTTCGCAAGAAGGCGAAGAGGACCGGCGGCAAAATACGGTTACGGGTCGCAGTCACGACCGCCGCCACCGGCAAGCCAACCGGCCGCTTGGTGGTGCGCGTGGGCCGCACGGTCGTGCGCGTGAAGGTCAGAGCAAAGCAACGCGGCAAGATCACGGTGAAGCTTCCCGGGTCCGTCACCAAGGGCATGCGGGTGCAGGCCACCTTCAAGCCGTCCGGTAAGGCAAAGCGGTATTTGCTGAAGGCGGCGAGCAAGCGCGCCCGGATTAGCTAG